In Streptomyces sp. NBC_01439, the following are encoded in one genomic region:
- a CDS encoding DUF2975 domain-containing protein, which yields MGKLTVGALRAVLAVVLVGTTLVQVLMVWALATDPEDGTLPLTPMRVITILGMVSAQVALVCVWRLVTMVRRGTVFSHAAFRYVDGVIGAIVAAALLWFAVTAVNAPGQREDPGVTVIMGGVGLAILGVALIVLVLRMLLAQAVARDVEAAQLQAELDEVI from the coding sequence ATGGGGAAACTGACGGTGGGTGCGTTGCGCGCCGTGCTCGCGGTGGTGCTCGTCGGCACCACGTTGGTACAGGTGTTGATGGTGTGGGCGTTGGCCACCGACCCGGAGGACGGCACGCTCCCCCTGACCCCGATGCGCGTGATCACGATCCTGGGCATGGTGTCGGCCCAGGTCGCCCTGGTCTGCGTATGGCGGCTGGTCACGATGGTGCGGCGGGGAACCGTGTTCTCCCACGCCGCCTTCCGGTACGTGGACGGCGTGATCGGCGCGATCGTGGCGGCTGCCCTGTTGTGGTTCGCGGTCACGGCCGTCAATGCCCCGGGCCAGCGGGAGGACCCGGGCGTCACCGTCATCATGGGCGGTGTCGGCCTGGCGATCCTCGGGGTCGCCCTCATCGTGCTCGTACTGCGCATGCTGCTCGCCCAGGCCGTCGCGCGCGACGTCGAAGCGGCGCAGCTGCAGGCCGAGCTGGACGAGGTGATCTGA
- a CDS encoding GNAT family N-acetyltransferase, with product MTATITALSAADLRAHRDELATLLLAVVDGGSSLGFLAGLDRRGAAAWWDSLLPAVEDGSLALWVSRTGGDGRIDGTVSWYRETKANGRHRAELRKLMVHPAARGRGTARALLAEAESAAARAGVVLLFLDTETGSGAEGVYRRAGWTEAGTIPDYATDPAGRLRPTTLYYKQLRGAHG from the coding sequence ATGACGGCCACCATCACCGCCCTCTCCGCCGCGGACCTGCGCGCCCACCGCGACGAACTCGCAACGCTGCTGCTCGCCGTGGTTGACGGCGGATCGTCCCTCGGCTTCCTCGCCGGGCTGGACCGACGGGGCGCCGCAGCCTGGTGGGACTCCCTGCTGCCCGCCGTCGAGGACGGCTCGCTCGCGCTGTGGGTCTCCCGCACCGGCGGCGACGGCCGGATCGACGGCACCGTCAGCTGGTACCGGGAGACCAAGGCGAACGGCCGCCACCGCGCCGAGCTGCGCAAGCTCATGGTCCACCCAGCCGCCCGCGGCCGGGGCACCGCCCGCGCCCTGCTCGCCGAGGCCGAGTCGGCCGCCGCCCGGGCCGGGGTCGTGCTGCTCTTCCTGGACACCGAGACCGGCAGCGGAGCCGAGGGGGTCTACCGCCGCGCCGGCTGGACGGAGGCCGGCACCATCCCCGACTACGCCACCGACCCGGCGGGCCGGCTCCGCCCCACGACCCTCTACTACAAGCAGCTCCGCGGCGCCCACGGGTGA
- a CDS encoding alpha/beta hydrolase: MSYAPDGQQYQPYRPEGQIPQPPHGDQYGQPYGQQPQPGRPQQPYGQQAQYAPQEQYGQQPQYGQQGHYEEPEPPRRRSRGRRWLIAGASVLALAGIAALVLNHYEIPPFTDKGSSVSFGQAPAGGGKKNDAPPPNSKMLMPTGPAAEFKNTMTLPDGTHVAVTTLDGKKSGFKGKVWVWAPKEYNDPKFAKSGFPVMIALPGGAGYPSNYWMGTDLGLQTSISKWYAEGKSKPFILAMPVLNPAPDDKGIYWDGSDIPGQPKMGTWLTEDVPDLMKANFRTVKSRDGWAFMGSSTGGFAGLKAVLKHPDKFKAVIASGPDVVPDSSLWKGHDKEKAENNPELLAKQLIDTKGPEVYLAFQVGDSENNKKTLPDVQKFVATYGNKGPIHAELKVIKGGQHNAKTYVPNMGEGPVQYISKVMEGPVE, translated from the coding sequence ATGTCGTACGCACCCGACGGGCAGCAGTACCAGCCGTACCGGCCGGAAGGACAGATCCCGCAGCCGCCCCACGGCGACCAGTACGGCCAGCCGTACGGACAGCAGCCGCAGCCCGGCCGTCCCCAGCAGCCGTACGGACAGCAGGCGCAGTACGCACCTCAGGAGCAGTACGGCCAACAGCCGCAGTACGGGCAGCAGGGCCACTACGAGGAGCCCGAGCCGCCGCGCCGCAGGTCGCGGGGGCGCCGCTGGCTGATAGCGGGGGCCTCCGTGCTCGCCCTCGCCGGCATAGCCGCGCTCGTGCTGAACCACTACGAGATACCCCCGTTCACCGACAAGGGTTCCTCGGTCTCCTTCGGGCAGGCGCCCGCGGGGGGCGGCAAGAAGAACGACGCTCCGCCGCCGAATTCCAAGATGCTCATGCCGACCGGGCCGGCGGCCGAGTTCAAGAACACGATGACCCTCCCCGACGGCACGCACGTGGCCGTCACCACCCTGGACGGCAAGAAGTCCGGCTTCAAGGGCAAGGTCTGGGTCTGGGCCCCCAAGGAGTACAACGACCCGAAGTTCGCCAAGAGCGGCTTCCCGGTCATGATCGCGCTGCCGGGCGGCGCCGGTTACCCCAGCAACTACTGGATGGGCACCGACCTCGGCCTCCAGACCAGCATCAGCAAGTGGTACGCGGAGGGCAAGAGCAAGCCCTTCATCCTGGCGATGCCGGTCCTCAACCCCGCGCCGGACGACAAGGGCATCTACTGGGACGGCTCCGACATCCCCGGCCAGCCCAAGATGGGCACCTGGCTGACCGAGGACGTCCCGGACCTGATGAAGGCGAACTTCCGCACCGTCAAGTCCCGTGACGGCTGGGCCTTCATGGGCTCCTCGACCGGTGGTTTCGCGGGTCTGAAGGCCGTGCTGAAGCACCCGGACAAGTTCAAGGCCGTGATCGCCTCCGGCCCGGACGTCGTCCCGGACTCCTCCCTGTGGAAGGGCCACGACAAGGAGAAGGCCGAGAACAACCCGGAGCTGCTGGCGAAGCAGCTCATCGACACCAAGGGTCCCGAGGTCTACCTCGCCTTCCAGGTCGGCGACAGCGAGAACAACAAGAAGACCCTGCCCGACGTGCAGAAGTTCGTCGCCACCTACGGCAACAAGGGCCCCATCCACGCCGAGTTGAAGGTCATCAAGGGCGGCCAGCACAACGCCAAGACCTATGTGCCGAACATGGGCGAAGGACCGGTCCAGTACATCAGCAAGGTCATGGAAGGGCCCGTCGAGTAA
- a CDS encoding helix-turn-helix domain-containing protein, giving the protein MPIAVDIDVMLARRKMSVGELADRVGITPANLAVLKNGRAKAVRFATLAALCEVLECQPGDLLRWESEDLADG; this is encoded by the coding sequence ATGCCGATCGCCGTCGACATCGACGTGATGCTGGCCAGGCGGAAGATGTCCGTGGGCGAGCTCGCGGATCGGGTGGGGATCACCCCCGCCAACCTTGCGGTACTGAAGAACGGCCGCGCCAAGGCAGTGCGCTTCGCGACGCTCGCCGCACTCTGCGAGGTGCTCGAATGCCAGCCGGGCGACCTGCTGCGCTGGGAGTCCGAGGACCTCGCCGACGGGTGA
- a CDS encoding tyrosinase family oxidase copper chaperone, which produces MSAASPAAPLTRRAVLRTAFTAAVLAGTAAALAPVLRARRPRQTLTPAPLAEEETYRGRHIAVDIAGVRIDGRPLHVMRRADGSYLSGINHFQSYATPLELARAAVDELGTAQLAFVAPHHR; this is translated from the coding sequence ATGTCCGCAGCATCGCCCGCCGCACCACTGACCCGCCGCGCGGTTCTCCGTACGGCCTTCACCGCGGCCGTGCTCGCCGGTACGGCCGCGGCCCTGGCCCCCGTACTGCGCGCCCGGCGTCCCCGGCAGACCCTCACCCCGGCGCCGCTCGCCGAGGAGGAGACCTACCGCGGCCGGCACATCGCCGTCGACATCGCCGGGGTCCGGATCGACGGCCGCCCGCTGCACGTCATGCGCCGGGCCGACGGCAGCTACCTCAGCGGGATCAACCACTTCCAGTCCTATGCCACGCCGCTGGAACTGGCCCGGGCCGCCGTCGACGAGCTGGGCACCGCCCAGCTCGCCTTCGTGGCCCCGCACCACCGCTGA
- a CDS encoding S8 family peptidase, with amino-acid sequence MLAATLGAALAFGAPAALAGTAPVSPGGSSAPAPAAAPKAAAPTSQSATWVAGTRAYLVITAPGDTTAVRSAVTANSGTVFQYYDAIGVIVAHSASGSFATAMRGVSGVQQVGATRTSDVPADAYNPALPANPTQATTPSGEPVRADMTQIKADQAWAVTTGSASVKVGILDTGVDDQHQDLAPNFNAADSASCAYGKPDTRTGAWRDVGTHGTHVAGTVAAAKNGKGVIGVAPGVKISSVRIAEPGSSLFFAENTVCGFMWAGDHGFKVTNNSYYTDPWQFNCPDNADQAAIIEGVKRAQEYAEGKGSLQVAAAGNSNIDLANKTTDTESPNDSTPVTRTITNACLDIPTELPSVVTVSAMGTTAKASYSNYGLNVVDVTAPGGDTVGIYSTQPGGKYGTMSGTSMASPHVAGVAALLASTNPGITPAQLRDKLATQAGDVACPSDSRCKGTTAKNGFFGEGQVDALKAVGSTPPPGKYFENTGDVAIGDNTTVESPITVSGVTGNAPATLKVGVNIVHTYIGDLKVDLVAPDGTVYTVHNRAGGSTDNINQVFTVNASSEVANGTWKLRVNDNAGGDTGKVDSWNLTF; translated from the coding sequence GTGCTGGCCGCCACGCTCGGCGCGGCACTGGCTTTCGGGGCTCCCGCCGCGCTCGCCGGCACCGCCCCGGTCTCGCCCGGCGGCTCCTCGGCCCCCGCCCCCGCGGCGGCCCCCAAGGCTGCGGCCCCGACTTCCCAGAGTGCGACCTGGGTTGCCGGTACCCGCGCCTACCTCGTGATCACCGCCCCCGGTGACACCACGGCGGTGCGGAGCGCCGTCACCGCGAACAGCGGCACGGTGTTCCAGTACTACGACGCGATCGGCGTGATCGTCGCCCACTCCGCGTCCGGCTCCTTCGCCACCGCCATGCGCGGTGTGAGCGGCGTCCAGCAGGTCGGCGCCACCCGCACCTCGGACGTACCGGCGGACGCCTACAACCCGGCGCTGCCCGCCAACCCGACGCAGGCCACGACGCCTTCGGGCGAGCCGGTCCGCGCGGACATGACCCAGATCAAGGCCGACCAGGCCTGGGCCGTGACCACCGGTTCCGCCTCCGTCAAGGTCGGCATCCTGGACACCGGTGTGGACGACCAGCACCAGGACCTGGCCCCGAACTTCAACGCGGCGGACTCCGCGTCCTGCGCCTACGGCAAGCCGGACACCCGTACGGGCGCCTGGCGGGACGTCGGCACCCACGGCACGCACGTGGCCGGTACGGTCGCGGCCGCCAAGAACGGCAAGGGCGTCATCGGCGTGGCTCCGGGCGTGAAGATCTCCTCGGTGCGCATCGCCGAGCCGGGCTCCTCGCTCTTCTTCGCCGAGAACACCGTCTGCGGCTTCATGTGGGCCGGTGACCACGGCTTCAAGGTCACCAACAACAGCTACTACACGGACCCGTGGCAGTTCAACTGCCCGGACAACGCCGACCAGGCCGCGATCATCGAGGGCGTCAAGCGCGCCCAGGAGTACGCCGAGGGCAAGGGCTCGCTCCAGGTCGCCGCGGCCGGCAACTCCAACATCGACCTGGCCAACAAGACGACCGACACCGAGAGCCCGAACGACTCGACGCCGGTCACCCGCACCATCACCAACGCCTGCCTGGACATCCCGACCGAGCTCCCGAGCGTGGTCACGGTCTCGGCGATGGGCACCACCGCGAAGGCCTCGTACTCCAACTACGGCCTGAACGTCGTCGACGTGACGGCCCCCGGCGGCGACACCGTCGGCATCTACAGCACCCAGCCGGGCGGCAAGTACGGCACCATGAGCGGTACGTCGATGGCGTCCCCGCACGTCGCCGGTGTGGCGGCCCTGCTGGCCAGCACCAACCCGGGCATCACCCCGGCGCAGCTGCGCGACAAGCTGGCCACCCAGGCGGGCGATGTCGCCTGCCCGTCGGACAGCCGCTGCAAGGGCACCACGGCGAAGAACGGCTTCTTCGGCGAGGGCCAGGTCGACGCGCTGAAGGCCGTCGGCAGCACCCCGCCGCCCGGCAAGTACTTCGAGAACACCGGTGACGTCGCCATCGGCGACAACACCACGGTGGAGAGCCCGATCACCGTCAGCGGTGTCACCGGCAACGCCCCGGCCACCCTCAAGGTGGGCGTGAACATCGTGCACACCTACATCGGTGACCTCAAGGTCGACCTGGTCGCGCCGGACGGCACCGTCTACACCGTGCACAACCGCGCGGGCGGCAGCACCGACAACATCAACCAGGTCTTCACCGTGAACGCCTCCTCCGAGGTCGCGAACGGCACCTGGAAGCTGCGGGTCAACGACAACGCCGGCGGCGACACCGGCAAGGTCGACTCCTGGAACCTGACCTTCTAG
- a CDS encoding GNAT family N-acetyltransferase, whose translation MPVPVHLAGRTVRLEPLAPHHTEALAVAGAEDRTTYAFTPVPHGVQASHEYIERALADQAAGRSLPFAVVRATDGRVVGSTRFLELDYWQGPLVWPAVPGVPFGDPATAIPDAAEIGNTWLSPGAQGTGINTEAKLLMLRHAFETWGVRRISLRADARNGRSRAAMERLGFTCEGVRRAHSRGLDGAVRSTAFYSILDEEWPAVRSIIELRLSAGAQRKRRRKTLIPA comes from the coding sequence GTGCCCGTACCCGTACACCTCGCGGGCCGCACCGTGCGGCTCGAGCCCCTCGCCCCCCACCACACCGAGGCTCTGGCCGTGGCCGGGGCCGAGGATCGTACGACTTACGCCTTCACTCCCGTGCCCCACGGGGTGCAGGCGTCACACGAGTACATCGAACGTGCCCTCGCCGATCAGGCAGCGGGTCGATCGCTCCCGTTCGCGGTGGTCAGAGCCACCGACGGGCGGGTCGTCGGTTCGACCCGGTTCCTGGAACTCGACTACTGGCAGGGGCCTCTGGTCTGGCCCGCCGTGCCCGGAGTCCCGTTCGGCGATCCGGCGACGGCGATCCCCGATGCCGCCGAGATCGGCAATACCTGGCTGTCCCCGGGCGCCCAGGGAACCGGCATCAACACCGAGGCGAAGCTGCTCATGCTCCGCCATGCCTTCGAGACCTGGGGGGTACGGCGCATCTCGTTGCGCGCTGATGCGCGCAACGGTCGGTCGCGGGCCGCCATGGAACGTCTGGGCTTCACCTGCGAGGGGGTCCGCCGGGCCCATTCGCGGGGGCTCGACGGCGCCGTCCGCAGTACGGCCTTCTACTCGATCCTCGACGAGGAGTGGCCGGCCGTGCGGTCGATCATCGAACTGAGGCTGTCGGCGGGTGCGCAGCGCAAGCGGCGCCGCAAGACCCTGATCCCCGCGTAA
- a CDS encoding carboxylesterase/lipase family protein, which translates to MSAEGAADDRRRPRVRTAAGVVEGRCGPGGTAVFKGVPYAAPPVGALRFAAPAPPTAWDGVRDAAAYGPTAPKVPYPDTFAALLPDPVILGDDCLNVNVWTPDPAPGARLPVMVWIHGGAHTRGSAAVPVYDGSAFARDGVVLVSFNFRLGVLGYGLFPDAPANRGLLDQIAALSWVRDNIGAFGGDPDRVTVFGESAGAISVGALLAAPRAVGLFHRAVLQSGAPEALPRPRVRAMVRRMASLLKVEATAAAFTAVSLSDLMAAQAAVLRRSGPLLGGPAFGLVTDPDTVPADPLDTLCATTASGEVPLLLGWTRDEYRLWLAPTGGMRLLDRLGPLAVALARARSGKDRAAVRALRAALPAASPAEVAGQLLTDGLLRDPLRRLAGARRVAPSFLYEFGWPSGVPGLGSCHALELGFVFDTLAVPEAAWLAGPDTPQELADEMHAAWVRFAVTGRPGWAAWNGDGPPKVFGGPELDGAGEPVVTRRALP; encoded by the coding sequence ATGAGCGCAGAGGGTGCCGCCGACGACCGCCGACGGCCGCGGGTCAGGACGGCGGCCGGAGTCGTCGAGGGTCGGTGCGGGCCCGGGGGGACCGCCGTCTTCAAGGGCGTCCCGTACGCGGCCCCGCCCGTCGGAGCCCTGCGCTTCGCGGCGCCCGCGCCCCCGACCGCCTGGGACGGCGTACGAGATGCCGCCGCCTACGGGCCGACCGCGCCCAAGGTGCCCTACCCGGACACCTTCGCCGCCCTGCTCCCCGACCCGGTGATCCTCGGGGACGACTGCCTGAACGTGAACGTGTGGACCCCCGACCCGGCCCCCGGAGCCCGGCTGCCCGTCATGGTCTGGATCCACGGCGGGGCCCACACCCGCGGCTCCGCGGCCGTTCCCGTGTACGACGGCTCCGCCTTCGCCCGCGACGGGGTCGTGCTCGTCTCCTTCAACTTCCGCCTCGGCGTCCTCGGTTACGGACTCTTCCCCGATGCCCCCGCCAACCGCGGCCTGCTGGACCAGATCGCTGCCCTCAGCTGGGTCCGCGACAACATCGGGGCCTTCGGCGGGGACCCCGACCGGGTCACCGTCTTCGGCGAATCCGCCGGGGCCATCAGCGTCGGCGCCCTCCTGGCCGCCCCGCGCGCGGTCGGCCTCTTCCACCGGGCGGTCCTGCAGAGCGGGGCTCCCGAGGCCCTACCGCGCCCCCGGGTGCGCGCCATGGTCCGGCGGATGGCGTCGCTGCTGAAGGTGGAGGCCACCGCCGCGGCTTTCACCGCGGTCTCCCTGTCCGACCTGATGGCCGCCCAGGCGGCCGTCCTGCGCAGATCGGGTCCCCTCCTCGGTGGACCCGCCTTCGGCCTGGTCACCGACCCGGACACGGTCCCGGCCGACCCCCTCGACACCCTGTGCGCCACGACCGCCTCCGGCGAGGTGCCGCTGCTCCTCGGCTGGACCCGGGACGAGTACCGGCTGTGGCTCGCCCCCACCGGAGGAATGCGGCTGTTGGACCGGCTCGGCCCGCTCGCCGTGGCGCTGGCCCGCGCCCGCTCCGGCAAGGACCGGGCGGCCGTACGGGCGCTGCGCGCCGCGCTGCCCGCGGCGAGCCCCGCCGAGGTGGCCGGACAGTTGCTCACCGACGGGCTGCTGCGCGACCCGCTGCGCCGGCTCGCCGGGGCGCGGCGGGTGGCGCCGAGCTTCCTGTACGAGTTCGGCTGGCCCTCCGGCGTTCCGGGCCTGGGGTCCTGCCACGCCCTGGAGTTGGGCTTCGTGTTCGACACGCTCGCCGTGCCGGAGGCCGCCTGGTTGGCCGGGCCGGACACCCCGCAGGAACTGGCGGACGAGATGCACGCGGCCTGGGTGCGGTTCGCGGTGACGGGCCGTCCGGGATGGGCGGCCTGGAACGGCGACGGCCCGCCGAAGGTGTTCGGCGGGCCGGAGCTCGATGGTGCGGGGGAGCCGGTGGTTACTCGACGGGCCCTTCCATGA
- a CDS encoding alpha/beta hydrolase family protein translates to MTARTPYQPSALTRRAALTGLAAGAGALAVGGGARTAAAAPEPTARAVDPTPGAMKLFDDPGFNFAGLLALGAAGMRASEVGEVLTAVNAINAAGLSEQTFSDTFRAWGDRLAAPPAAGRHGHGAPSQTRRFRSLRAAQYYAQALFYVLGTDHPGDEEAVYLAGRGAWDTFAGLCSPAAVRAKVPYGKTHLPVWFFRPDGPAEPRPTVILTNGSDGQNLDMWTYGVAAALGRGWNALVYDGPGQGQLLFVEEIPFTTRWEKVVGPLIDWLERRKDVDSGRIALTGLSMGGNLVARAAAFERRLAAVACQPGCVSPWLGFDAELRAIVTPDKEETNRVWNEEVVPQLTPELAFTVKKRFEIFDRQALRQAREGIVLTDVWTPAQVAMGLDVTKVVGRIKAPTLVLDYDFELFYPGQPQQMYDLLRTRREYVKLTEATGAQLHCSPMAPQQHCDVVFDWLADVLQR, encoded by the coding sequence ATGACCGCTCGTACGCCGTACCAGCCCTCCGCACTCACCCGCCGCGCGGCTCTGACCGGGCTCGCCGCGGGCGCCGGGGCGCTCGCCGTCGGGGGCGGGGCCCGCACCGCGGCCGCCGCGCCCGAGCCGACCGCCCGGGCCGTGGATCCCACACCCGGAGCGATGAAGCTCTTCGACGATCCCGGCTTCAACTTCGCGGGCCTGCTGGCACTCGGCGCCGCCGGCATGCGCGCCTCCGAGGTGGGCGAAGTGCTGACCGCGGTCAATGCCATCAACGCGGCGGGCCTGTCCGAGCAGACGTTCAGCGACACCTTCCGCGCCTGGGGGGACCGGCTCGCCGCGCCCCCGGCCGCCGGCCGGCACGGCCACGGCGCCCCCTCGCAGACCCGCCGCTTCCGGTCCCTGCGCGCCGCCCAGTACTACGCCCAGGCACTGTTCTACGTGCTCGGCACCGATCACCCCGGTGACGAGGAGGCGGTCTACCTGGCCGGGCGGGGAGCCTGGGACACCTTCGCGGGGCTCTGCTCACCGGCCGCCGTCCGCGCGAAGGTCCCGTACGGCAAGACCCACCTGCCGGTCTGGTTCTTCCGTCCGGACGGTCCCGCCGAGCCGCGCCCCACCGTGATCCTCACCAACGGCAGCGACGGCCAGAACCTGGACATGTGGACCTACGGCGTGGCCGCCGCCCTCGGCCGGGGCTGGAACGCCCTCGTCTACGACGGACCGGGCCAGGGGCAGCTGCTGTTCGTGGAGGAGATCCCCTTCACCACCCGCTGGGAGAAGGTGGTCGGCCCGCTCATCGACTGGTTGGAGCGCCGCAAGGACGTGGACAGCGGCCGGATCGCGCTCACCGGCCTCAGCATGGGCGGCAACCTGGTCGCCCGCGCCGCCGCCTTCGAGCGCCGGCTCGCCGCCGTCGCCTGTCAGCCCGGCTGCGTCAGCCCCTGGCTGGGATTCGACGCGGAGCTGCGCGCCATCGTCACCCCCGACAAGGAGGAGACCAACCGGGTCTGGAACGAGGAGGTCGTTCCGCAGCTGACGCCGGAGCTCGCCTTCACCGTCAAGAAGCGCTTCGAGATCTTCGACCGGCAGGCCCTGCGCCAGGCCCGCGAGGGCATCGTGCTCACGGACGTCTGGACCCCGGCGCAGGTGGCCATGGGCCTCGACGTCACCAAGGTGGTCGGGAGGATCAAGGCCCCGACGCTCGTCCTGGACTACGACTTCGAGCTGTTCTACCCCGGCCAGCCGCAGCAGATGTACGACCTGCTCCGCACGCGCCGCGAGTACGTGAAACTGACGGAGGCCACCGGGGCGCAGTTGCACTGCTCCCCGATGGCCCCGCAGCAACACTGCGACGTCGTCTTCGACTGGCTCGCCGACGTGCTCCAGCGCTAG
- a CDS encoding VOC family protein: MLRGFATINFWADDLEAAKAWYTELLGTAPYFERPGYAEFRIGDYQHELGIVDRRYAPPGAAKDPGGAVAYWVVDDLPAVRGRLMDLGATEYQPVTAHGDAGFVTAAVTDPFGNVLGIMRNPHYLEVLEGATPDPA; this comes from the coding sequence ATGCTGCGAGGGTTTGCGACGATCAACTTCTGGGCCGACGACCTGGAGGCCGCGAAGGCCTGGTACACCGAGCTCCTCGGGACCGCCCCGTACTTCGAGCGGCCCGGATACGCCGAGTTCCGCATCGGCGACTACCAGCACGAGCTGGGCATCGTCGACCGCCGCTACGCCCCGCCGGGCGCGGCGAAGGACCCGGGCGGCGCGGTGGCGTACTGGGTCGTCGACGATCTTCCCGCGGTCCGCGGGCGGCTCATGGACCTGGGAGCGACGGAGTACCAGCCGGTAACCGCGCACGGCGACGCCGGCTTCGTCACGGCGGCCGTCACCGACCCCTTCGGCAACGTGCTCGGCATCATGCGCAACCCGCACTACCTGGAGGTCCTCGAAGGAGCGACCCCGGACCCGGCCTGA
- a CDS encoding tyrosinase family protein yields the protein MHTRQNQKNLTRAQKKRFTAAVLELKRSGAYDALVRTHDKYFVPDRDRKLRVGHMSPSFFPWHRRYLLEFERKLQEIDPGVSVPYWDWTADSSPVSSLWADDFLGGTGRASDRKVMTGPFAYDTGNWTVTVGITESAFLTRNLGRPQNPIALPTATELQWAIDDPTYDVPPWDSTATAGGFRNKLEGWSAPRSERWRNHNKVHQWIGGHMTGGTAPNDPAFWLHHAFVDLIWDRWQQRHPGSGYLPAAPLAIGDLQRGRVIALDEPMPPWNITPREMSGHQGLYRYE from the coding sequence TTGCACACCCGGCAGAACCAGAAGAACCTCACCCGCGCCCAGAAGAAGCGCTTCACGGCGGCGGTCCTGGAACTCAAGCGCAGCGGCGCCTACGACGCCCTCGTGCGCACCCACGACAAGTACTTCGTGCCCGACCGCGACCGCAAGCTGCGCGTCGGGCACATGTCCCCGTCCTTCTTCCCCTGGCACCGGCGCTATCTGCTGGAGTTCGAAAGGAAGTTGCAGGAGATCGACCCCGGCGTGAGCGTCCCGTACTGGGACTGGACCGCCGACTCCAGCCCGGTCTCCTCCCTCTGGGCCGACGACTTCCTCGGCGGCACCGGCCGGGCGAGCGACCGCAAGGTGATGACCGGTCCGTTCGCCTACGACACGGGCAACTGGACGGTTACCGTGGGCATCACCGAGTCCGCGTTCCTCACCCGCAACCTCGGCCGGCCGCAGAACCCGATCGCCTTGCCCACCGCGACCGAACTCCAGTGGGCGATCGACGACCCGACCTACGACGTACCGCCCTGGGACTCCACGGCCACCGCGGGCGGATTCCGCAACAAGCTGGAGGGCTGGTCGGCGCCCAGGAGCGAGCGTTGGCGCAACCACAACAAGGTCCACCAGTGGATCGGCGGCCACATGACCGGCGGTACGGCGCCCAACGACCCGGCGTTCTGGCTGCACCACGCCTTCGTCGACCTGATCTGGGACCGCTGGCAGCAGAGGCACCCCGGCTCCGGCTACCTGCCCGCCGCCCCGCTCGCCATCGGTGACCTCCAGCGCGGCCGGGTGATCGCCCTCGACGAGCCGATGCCGCCGTGGAACATCACCCCGCGCGAGATGTCCGGTCACCAGGGCTTGTACCGCTACGAATGA
- a CDS encoding chaplin — MSRIAKALAITAVTGSAVVAGAGLAAADAGAHGAAVGSPGVLSGNLLQVPVHVPVNVCGNTVNVIALLNPAFGNTCVNASGGGADHHTQGGDYGH; from the coding sequence ATGTCGCGTATCGCGAAGGCATTGGCCATCACCGCTGTCACCGGCAGCGCCGTGGTCGCCGGTGCGGGTCTGGCTGCCGCCGATGCCGGAGCGCACGGTGCGGCGGTCGGCTCCCCCGGTGTCCTGTCGGGCAACCTGCTCCAGGTCCCGGTGCACGTCCCGGTCAACGTCTGCGGCAACACCGTGAACGTGATCGCCCTGCTGAACCCGGCGTTCGGCAACACCTGCGTCAACGCCTCCGGCGGTGGCGCCGACCACCACACCCAGGGCGGCGACTACGGTCACTGA
- a CDS encoding (2Fe-2S)-binding protein, with protein MDDVLRRLAAVGPFFTIPSGKEPPGPGFRPLTALYGEQLGPYVAEVGRRIGTGPGRVAASTAQFGIVSRLWSLGLGCAALAGRVPDLAADRVWWRLPDAGSLQLWLPEPGPGLPAEALGENVLGNLAVLDEGLRECFGVSPKVLRGNAASGLVGALRVLIDRVPGGAAVELAGALLADGGALAGTGTFIHEEGLGVAFVRRSCCLYYQVPGGGLCGDCVLRAGRRTA; from the coding sequence ATGGACGACGTACTGCGGCGACTGGCCGCCGTAGGACCCTTCTTCACGATCCCCTCCGGGAAGGAACCGCCCGGCCCCGGCTTCCGGCCGCTCACGGCGCTGTACGGGGAGCAGCTCGGGCCGTACGTGGCCGAGGTCGGCCGGCGGATCGGCACCGGACCGGGCCGGGTGGCCGCCTCGACCGCACAGTTCGGGATCGTCTCCCGGCTCTGGTCACTGGGGCTCGGCTGCGCGGCACTGGCGGGCCGGGTGCCGGACCTGGCAGCCGACCGGGTGTGGTGGCGGCTGCCGGACGCGGGATCGCTCCAGCTGTGGCTGCCCGAGCCCGGCCCCGGCCTGCCGGCCGAGGCGCTCGGGGAGAACGTCCTGGGGAACCTGGCCGTGCTCGACGAGGGACTGCGCGAGTGCTTCGGGGTCTCGCCGAAGGTCCTGCGGGGGAACGCGGCGTCCGGGCTCGTCGGGGCGCTGCGCGTGCTGATCGACCGGGTGCCGGGCGGTGCGGCCGTGGAGCTGGCGGGCGCCCTGCTGGCCGATGGCGGAGCACTGGCGGGCACCGGCACCTTCATCCACGAGGAGGGGCTCGGGGTGGCGTTCGTACGGCGCAGCTGCTGCCTCTACTACCAGGTCCCCGGAGGCGGGCTCTGCGGCGACTGCGTGCTGCGGGCCGGGCGGCGCACGGCCTGA